TGCTTCAGCGATTCGTGGATCGAGAGGTAGGCGTCCTCAAGGGCGTACTTGCCGACCAGGGCGATCTCGGCCTCGTCGGTCGCCTCCCGCGTGACGATGTCGCGCCACTCGTTGTGGCGTTCGGGCTCGGGGACCGCCTCCGACTCGAGGCCGAGTTCGGACATGATATACTCGTCGAGACCTTCGTCTTGGATCATCAGCGGGACGTGATAGATGTCCTCGACGTCGGGGTTCGAAAAGACCGCGTCGACGGGGACGTCACAAAAAAGCGCGATCTTCTCCTTCGTCTCGGGGTCGAGCCGATCGTCACAGCGCCCGACGAGGACGTCCGGCTGGAGGCCGATCGAGCGGAGTTCCTTGACAGAGTGTTGGGTCGGTTTCGTCTTCTGCTCGCCGTTCTTCGAGTAGGGAACCAGCGTGACGTGCGTAAAGAGGATGTCGCCGTCGTCCTCCTCGTGGGCGAACTGCCGCAGCGCCTCGAGGTAGGGCATCCCCTCGATGTCGCCCACCGTGCCGCCGACCTCGATGAGACAGACGTCGTGGCCCTCCGCGGCCTCCCTGATCCGGCGTTTGATGTCGTCGGTGATGTGCGGGATGATCTGGACGGTGTCGCCGAGGTAATCGCCCGCGCGCTCCTTTTCGATGACGTGGCGGTAGGTCTTGCCCGTCGTGACGTTGTGGTCGAACGTCATGTCGATATCGAGAAAACGCTCGTAGTTACCGAGGTCGAGGTCGACCTCGCCGCCGTCTTTCAGCACGTACACCTCGCCGTGCTGGTAGGGGTTCATCGTCCCGGCGTCGACGTTGAGATACGGGTCGATCTTCACCGCCGTCACGTCGAACCCGGCGTTCTCGAGCAGCCGGCCGGTACTCGCCGCCGTGATGCCCTTGCCGAGGCCGGACATCACGCCGCCGGTGACGAATACGAATTTGTTTCCCAGTGTGGGGTCGTAATCAGTAAGCTCCGTCGGCATACTGACGGTGCGCGAGCGTCGAACAAAACGATTTCGAACGACCGTGCCGTACCCTCCGGCAGTCACGCGGCGTTCGGCGTGCGACACGTCCACAACAGCAAGCCGACCGAACGGTCCGACTCGTCGGTCGGCTTCAACTTACCCCTAAACGGGTTGGCTTTCGCCTCGCTACCGCTATCGGCCGACGGAAACAGACCCTCGAGCGTCACGCTGACTCCGTCGCTGTCGGACCCGAAGCGGCGGGGGGTTCCCCTCTCGGTCCCGTCCTGCGCCGGGACCGCACACCTCGGTTGATAGTAATTCACTTCAACCTCCGTCGAGTCATGGAGGTATGCGAACCGTCATCGTCGGGGCCGGGGAGGTCGGCACCTCGATCGCGAGGAGCCTCGCGCCGGCCCACGACGTCGTCGTCATCGACGTCGATGCCGACCGGGCCGAACAGTTGAAATACGAACTCGACGTCATGACGCTTTCGGGCGACGGCACGTCGCTGTCGGTGCTGCGGGCGGCCGACGTCGCCTCGACGGACCTGTTCATCGCCAGCACCGACGACGACCGGACGAACCTCGTGGCCGCCGAGACCGCCAAGACGCTCGCGGATCCGTTCACCATCGCCCGCACGAAAAGCGTCGAGTACCTCCGCACCTGGGAGCTGACGCGGGCGGCCTTCGGCGTCGACTTCATGGTGTGTTCGGACCTGTTGAGCGCCGAGAACGTCGTCCGCGTGGTCGGACTCCCCTCGGCGGTCGACGTCGACCCCTTCGCCGAGGGGCTCGTCCAGATGGCGGAGTTCGAGATCGACGCCCACAGCCCCGTCGCCGGACAGACCGTCGCCGAGGCCGACCGCTTCGAGTCGCTGACGTTCGCGGGGCTCTTTCGTGGCGACGAACTCTTTCTCCCGCGGGGGGATACCACCATCGAGGCCGGCGACCGGGCAGTCGTCATCGGCAGCCCCGGGAGCGTCCAGGCGTTCGCGAGCGACGTCGCCCCGGAGTCGACCCCGGGCGACGCCGACGAGATCGTCATCATCGGCGGCAGCCAGATCGGCTACCAGACCGCCCGCCTGCTCGAGGAACGCTCGCTGTCGCCGCGGCTCATAGAGCAGGACCACGACCGGGCCAGAGAACTCGCGGAGATGCTGCCGAACACGGTCGTGATGGAACACGACGCGACCGACACGGAGTTTCTGGCCCGCGAGCACGTCGACGAGGCCGACATCGTCGTGGCGGCGCTGGACAGCGACGAACGGAACCTCCTGGTGTCGGTACTCGCCAAGCGCCTCGGGACCGACCGCGTCGTCGCGATCGTCGACAACGGCGAGTACGTGACGCTGTTCGAGGAGATCGGCATCGACGTGGCGATCAACCCCCGGCAGGTGACCGCCGAGGAGATCACCCGCTTCACCCACAGCGGGATCGCGGAGAACATCGCGGTACTCGAGGGCGATCAGGCCGAAGTGCTGGAGCTCAAACTGACCGACGCGAGCGAACTCGTCGACCGCCCGATCAGCGAGGTCGCATCCGGCCTAGAGGCCGACGTCGTCTTCGGCGCGATCACCAGAGGCGGGACGCTGATCACTCCCCGCGGCGACACAGAGCTGTGTGCCGGCGACCACATCGTCGTCTTCGTCGAGACCGCCTTCGTCGAGAAACTGACGGCGATGGCGTAGATGCTCCGGGTCCGGGTCCGGGTCGACTGGCGGGCGAGTTTCGACCTGACCGGGCGGGTGTTTTGGTATCTGGCCGTCCCGCTCGCGTTCGCGCTTTCGCTCGCGGTGTGGTACGGCGAGTCGGTCGTCCCGTTTCTTGCGGCCATCCTCCTCACGCTGGCGGTCGGGGGCGCGCTCCGGCGGCTTCCGGGCGATCCGGGCACCCTCGGCCCGCGTGAGGCGTTTCTCGCGGTGGCGGCGATCTGGTTTCTCGTCGCCGCCGTCGGGGCGGTGCCCTTCGCGGTCAGCGGCGCGGGGGTGTTCTCTCACCGCGTCAACGCGATGTCCGAGTCGATGAGCGGGCTGGCGACGACGCTACGGTCGTTCTCTGCCCGCGGCCGCGCGATCGTGATGTGGTGATGGCTCATCCAGTAGCTGGGCAGGCTCGGCATCCTCGTCCTCGCGACGGCGATCCTCTCGGAGCCCGGTGTCGGTGGCGCACAGCCGATGGAGACTGATGTGGATCGGCCGGATCGAGATCATCCTCGTGTTGGTGCTCTTTACCGTCGACTTCTGGCGGTCGTGACAGGGTCGGGGGATCCGAGACGAGTCGACGTGCCGCCGGATCGCTACCGGCTGAACAGCCGCCGGAGGAGTCCCCATCCGGCAGGCCGCTCGGTTATTGCGACCGAACAGTCGAGTTCATCGACGACGTCGAGGTGCAAGGAGTCGGTGACGAGCCGCGAGAGCACGCCCCGCTCGGTCGCGCCGATCAACGCGAGCGAGTGGTCGGCGGAGGCCCGGGCGATCGCGCCCTCGATGTCGCCGGCGTCGTCGACGAGCAACTCGGCCCCCTCGAGGTCGTTCTCCTCGGCCCACGAGCGGAGAAACGCCGTCCCGGCCGCCCGCTCGGCCGGCGAGTCGACGACATGCAGCAACGACACCTCGGCCCCGACGCCGGCCCGCAGGGCGTTCGCGACCTCGGCGCTCAGCGTGGCGTTCGTTCGGCCGTCCGTCGCGACGAGGACGCGCGACAGATCCAGCCCGCGGTCCTTGAGCACGAGGAAGTCACACGGCGGTTCGCGCTTGAGCTGGTCGATCGAACGCTGTGGTTTATCGCGCGCCCACGGCCGGCCGTCGTCCCACCCGAGCACCACGAGGTCGGCCGCCATCGACCGCGCCTCGTCGAACATCTCGGTGAACGACCGGTGGGAGACGACCGTCGAGGAGCTGTATCGCACGTCGTAGTCGTCCGCCGTCGCCTCGATGTCACGCAGGAGCGCCTTCGACTCGCCCGTGATCCGGTCGACCTGTCCGGGGTCGTACCGTCGGAGCATCCGGTCGGACGTCTCGATCAAGTGGACGACGTGGACGTTCGCGTCCGCCCGCTGTTCGGCGAGCGCACAGGCCAACTCGACGAGAGGAGCCTCCGTCCGGGGGTTCGCGATCGGGACCATCACCCGGTAGGCGTCCGCCGCCGCGTCGTCGGGACGCTCCCCCGTGTCCAAAAGTGGGACGTATGAGCGCCCGGCCAGGCCGCCGAACGCCGACTCCTGGAGCGATAGCCGGCGCTCGATCCCGCCGAAGCGCGCCTCCTCGAGACGCTCTTCGGTGGTCTGGAAGTAGTTGACGAGGGTGACGAGGACGACACCGCCGACGGTGTTGCCGAGGAGGACGGGGAAGACGAAGCCGACGAGGCCGGACAAAAGGGCTGCCTCGCCGAGGAAGACGAGATACATGAGTTCGGTAAAGGAGACGACGACGTGAAACAGGTCCGCAAGCGGGATCAACAGAAAGGCGATGTAGACTAAGAAGAACCGCGAGACCGTATCGCGGGCGGCGAAGTCGAGCCAGACGACGCCGGCGACAATCAACCCCGCGAACCCGGCCTTGAAAAACAGATCAAAAAAGCCCGTCTCGACGCCCTTCCGCGAGATGTCGACGGCAACAGCGGCCGTCTCAGGCGAAAACACGCCCGTCCGCGCCAGGATCAACGCCCCGAAGAGCCCCCCGGCGAAGTTCCCGGCGAGGACGATCCCCCACTGCCGCATCATGGCGGGGAGACTCGCCAGCCGCTCCAAGACGAGCGCGACTGGCGGAACCGTGTTCTCGGTGTAGAGTTGATAGCCGCCAAGGATGATGTATATGAACCCGATCGGGTACAGGAGCGCGCTCGACAGGGGCGCGCCGTCGGTCTTGGCGGTCATCGACGAGTAGATCAAGAAGGTGAGCGTGATCGCGAAGCCGCCCGCCAGCGCGCTGAAAAACAGCTCACGGGTCTCCGTGGTGACCTCCTCGTCGGCGGCGGCGATGATGCGCTGGAACACCTCGTCGGTCCCGAAGCGATCGCGGATGACCTCCCCGACGGCGGGCGCGCCGCTTCTGGATCGTTCGACCGCATCCCGCACGGAGGTGTCCTCGTCCGGCTCCCGGTCGTTCATTGGTTCCGGTACCGCCGCCCCCGGACTAATCAGTTTATGTACGCGGTTGCTCCCGCGTCCGGGGTGTCCGCCGGCTGGGTGTCCTCGATCGGGGGCGTCAGTGGTACATACCGGTAACCGGTATGTCGCGTTCCGCGTCCGCCCCGGACCGGGGCCGCTCGCGGCCATTTTTAAAACCCGATCCGGACGAAGGTCCACATGTGATGAGCACGACGACACGACAGGCGTGCCCCGAATGCGACGGCCCGCTCCGGAGCACAGGGACGGAGACTATCTGTACGGAGTGTGGCCTCGTCGTCGCCGAGGACGAACTGGATCGCGGCCCCGAGTGGCGCTCGTTCGACGACGACGAGACGAACCCCGAGCGCTGTGGGGCGCCGCTGACGCGCTCGCGTCACGACCGTGGGCTCTCGACCGAGATCGGGCGCTCGACCCGGCTCAAAGGCCGCAAACGGCGGCAGGTGGCCCGGATGCGGAAGCATCACAAGCGGGCCCGGATCCCCTCGAAGCGTGCCAGAAACCGGATCCACGGGTTCACCGAGATCCGGCGGCTGGTCGGGCAGTTGGAGCTGCCGGAGGACCTGCGCGATCGCTCGTGTGTCCGCTTCGAGTCGGCGCAGAAGGCCGATCTCCTCCAGGGGCGCTGCATCGAGGGGTTCGCCGCCGCGTCGGTGTATGCGACCTGTCGGACGGCGTCGGTCTCGCGGACGCTCGAGGAGATCGTCGCCGTCGCGAGCGCCGACGCGGACGAACTCAAGGTCGCCTACGGGGCGTTGAACCGAGCGCTCGATCTCCCGACGGGTCCGATCGACCCCGCCGAGTACCTCGCCCGGTTCGCGTCGAAACTCGACGTCCCGACCGACGTCGAGCGGGCGGCCCGGCGGTTGGCGAGGGAGGCCCACGAATCCGGACTCGCGACGGGGCGAAACCCGAGCGGCGTCGCGGCGGCGTGTCTGTACACCGCCGCTCGACGGGACGGCCACGACCTCACCCAGCGCGAGGCCAGCGACGTCGCCGGCGTGTCGGCGGTGACCGTCCGGAACACCTACCAGGATCTACGCGAGTAAGCGACGCCGGGCTCTCGGGACGGTCTGTGGCGTCGGCGGGGTCGTATCGAGCTCACCCGAAATTCTCGGACTTCGCTCCGTCGGGGTCGCCCCCAGCCGCGGCGATGGCCGCCTCGGCGTCGGCAAGGAAGTCGCCGAAGCCGTACACGAACACCGCCTCGCCATCCACCCCGGAGAGGACGTCGCCGACGGCGTCGGTGAGAGCCGTCCCGTCGGCAAGGACGAACACGTCCGCGCCGGACGTCGCGAGCGCGGCGAGGCGATCCTCGTGGAGGGGGTGTTCGTCCCGGTAGACGACGGCCGCTTCGCCGCCGTCTGCGAGCGCGCGTTCGGCGATGGCGACGGCGGGGCCGACGCCGGGACCGCCAGCGAGGACGACGACCCGCGGCTCGTCCTCGTAGTAGTTGTCGCCGAAGGGGCCGGTGACGGTGATCGAATCGCCCGGCACGACCGAGACGAGGTACTCGCTGAAGGCGCCACCCTCCTCGGGATCGTATCCGATCGTGAGTTCGAACGTCTCGTCCGTGTCCGGGGAGGAGACGGTGTAAAACCGGCCGACCGACTCGCCGTCGATCTCCGTTTCGAGTTTGATGAACTGCCCGGGGCGGGTCTCGAACCCCTCGGGCGTCGTTGCTTCGATGGCGACGGCGTCGGGGCCGACATCGCGAACGGCGACGACGGTCGTCTCGGTTGGGTCCATACCGTAAATATACCCAGCCGGCCGCAAGGCGCTTTCGGAGCCAGCCGGCGGCTCCGGGACCGATACGCCCACGAGCAGTCTTTTTCCGTCGTCTCGTGGCCGAATCACGCCCGGGACGGCGGTATTCAGAAGGCTTAACGTGCACGGTGTTGAAGCCCGACGTAGTATGCCAACGGACCTGAACTGGGCTGTCGGCGGGGAAGCCGGCGACGGGATCGACTCGACTGGGAAGATCTTCGCCCAGGCGCTCTCGCGGGCAGGGCGTCACGTCTTTACTTCCAAGGATTTCGCATCGCGAATCCGCGGCGGATACACCGCGTACAAAGTACGGACGTCGGTCGACCGCGTCGAGAGCGTCGTCGACAGGCTCGACATCCTGATCGCGCTCACCGAGCGGACCGTCGAGGAGAACCTCGACGAGTTACACGGCGACTCGATCGTCATCTACGACGGCGAGCGCTCGATGATGTCCGACTTCGAGGCCCCGGGAGAGACGACGGGACTCGACGTCCCGCTGAAGCGGCTCGCGGAGGACG
The genomic region above belongs to Natronomonas moolapensis 8.8.11 and contains:
- a CDS encoding transcription initiation factor IIB encodes the protein MSTTTRQACPECDGPLRSTGTETICTECGLVVAEDELDRGPEWRSFDDDETNPERCGAPLTRSRHDRGLSTEIGRSTRLKGRKRRQVARMRKHHKRARIPSKRARNRIHGFTEIRRLVGQLELPEDLRDRSCVRFESAQKADLLQGRCIEGFAAASVYATCRTASVSRTLEEIVAVASADADELKVAYGALNRALDLPTGPIDPAEYLARFASKLDVPTDVERAARRLAREAHESGLATGRNPSGVAAACLYTAARRDGHDLTQREASDVAGVSAVTVRNTYQDLRE
- a CDS encoding FAD-dependent oxidoreductase, translating into MDPTETTVVAVRDVGPDAVAIEATTPEGFETRPGQFIKLETEIDGESVGRFYTVSSPDTDETFELTIGYDPEEGGAFSEYLVSVVPGDSITVTGPFGDNYYEDEPRVVVLAGGPGVGPAVAIAERALADGGEAAVVYRDEHPLHEDRLAALATSGADVFVLADGTALTDAVGDVLSGVDGEAVFVYGFGDFLADAEAAIAAAGGDPDGAKSENFG
- a CDS encoding CTP synthase, producing MPTELTDYDPTLGNKFVFVTGGVMSGLGKGITAASTGRLLENAGFDVTAVKIDPYLNVDAGTMNPYQHGEVYVLKDGGEVDLDLGNYERFLDIDMTFDHNVTTGKTYRHVIEKERAGDYLGDTVQIIPHITDDIKRRIREAAEGHDVCLIEVGGTVGDIEGMPYLEALRQFAHEEDDGDILFTHVTLVPYSKNGEQKTKPTQHSVKELRSIGLQPDVLVGRCDDRLDPETKEKIALFCDVPVDAVFSNPDVEDIYHVPLMIQDEGLDEYIMSELGLESEAVPEPERHNEWRDIVTREATDEAEIALVGKYALEDAYLSIHESLKHAGFETETDIDVLWVDADEMDDAHADRLAGADGIIVPGGFGARGMGGKIEAARYARENDVPFLGLCLGFQMAVVEFARNVCGFEDAHSAEMVESTPHPVIDILPEQYEIEDMGGTMRLGAHETEIEPGTLAYDVYDDTACTERHRHRYEVNPEYIEDLEAAGLAFSGRAGNRMEILELPEHPFFFGTQFHPEFRSRPGRASPPFVRLVETIVETDETDPEEVTA
- a CDS encoding formate/nitrite transporter family protein, with product MNDREPDEDTSVRDAVERSRSGAPAVGEVIRDRFGTDEVFQRIIAAADEEVTTETRELFFSALAGGFAITLTFLIYSSMTAKTDGAPLSSALLYPIGFIYIILGGYQLYTENTVPPVALVLERLASLPAMMRQWGIVLAGNFAGGLFGALILARTGVFSPETAAVAVDISRKGVETGFFDLFFKAGFAGLIVAGVVWLDFAARDTVSRFFLVYIAFLLIPLADLFHVVVSFTELMYLVFLGEAALLSGLVGFVFPVLLGNTVGGVVLVTLVNYFQTTEERLEEARFGGIERRLSLQESAFGGLAGRSYVPLLDTGERPDDAAADAYRVMVPIANPRTEAPLVELACALAEQRADANVHVVHLIETSDRMLRRYDPGQVDRITGESKALLRDIEATADDYDVRYSSSTVVSHRSFTEMFDEARSMAADLVVLGWDDGRPWARDKPQRSIDQLKREPPCDFLVLKDRGLDLSRVLVATDGRTNATLSAEVANALRAGVGAEVSLLHVVDSPAERAAGTAFLRSWAEENDLEGAELLVDDAGDIEGAIARASADHSLALIGATERGVLSRLVTDSLHLDVVDELDCSVAITERPAGWGLLRRLFSR
- the trkA gene encoding Trk system potassium transporter TrkA — protein: MRTVIVGAGEVGTSIARSLAPAHDVVVIDVDADRAEQLKYELDVMTLSGDGTSLSVLRAADVASTDLFIASTDDDRTNLVAAETAKTLADPFTIARTKSVEYLRTWELTRAAFGVDFMVCSDLLSAENVVRVVGLPSAVDVDPFAEGLVQMAEFEIDAHSPVAGQTVAEADRFESLTFAGLFRGDELFLPRGDTTIEAGDRAVVIGSPGSVQAFASDVAPESTPGDADEIVIIGGSQIGYQTARLLEERSLSPRLIEQDHDRARELAEMLPNTVVMEHDATDTEFLAREHVDEADIVVAALDSDERNLLVSVLAKRLGTDRVVAIVDNGEYVTLFEEIGIDVAINPRQVTAEEITRFTHSGIAENIAVLEGDQAEVLELKLTDASELVDRPISEVASGLEADVVFGAITRGGTLITPRGDTELCAGDHIVVFVETAFVEKLTAMA